A genome region from Triticum aestivum cultivar Chinese Spring chromosome 2B, IWGSC CS RefSeq v2.1, whole genome shotgun sequence includes the following:
- the LOC100286848 gene encoding syn-copalyl diphosphate synthase, chloroplastic, with amino-acid sequence MQVFNGNLCTASYVRQANVPWRQQSLLMLQARHRRRGGVVNVQTSGPAQAQDRPRNQKIDPQLAPVDVQGGSRHMAHHDPSELALMIDTIRAGMSSMGGGEITVSPYDTAFVALVGDLDGGDGPQFPSSIDWIVQNQLPDGSWGESSFFLIQDRIMNTLACVVALTSWNLHVDKCEKGLKFIRENMWRLAEQEEDWTLIGFEISFPSLLCMARDLGLDIPYDHPALDAIYSQRNQKLSKIPLDILHSIPTTLLHSVEGMVDLDWQRLLKLKCSDGSFRTSPAATARALKETGDLKCLKYIDEIVKKFDGGAPCVYPVDLYERLWAVDRLTRLGISRHFTSEIKECLDFTYRHWTQVEDDGLSHAGSCSAADIDDTAMGFRLLRLNGYHVNPCALKKFEKDGEFFCFPRQSSQSVTAIYNTYRATQVAFPGEKDDVLRRAEQFGRAFLQERRASNKLNDKWVIPKDLPGEVEYALDFPWKASLPRVETRFYLEQYGGGDDVWIGKVLYRMPLVNNDLYLEAAKADFTNFQRMCRLEWHGLKRWYERNNLEMYGVSANSALRAYFLAAANIFEPTRAAERLAWARTAMLAEAVSSYFQRNGCAPELRERLSAILTPGHSHNLARGAMDSVENSIPHVVNELIMDLSKFDNAADTLREAWKDWFTTWTAKESSGPCEWSTALLLVRTVEVCSGRHGSTQQQLNISEYTQLEGLTSSICRKLSSRVLSQGGQKMENIEDIDRQVDLDMRELTQHVLQSCNGVSGLTRQTFMHVVKSFNYVTLCPHDTIDCHISKVLFEDVI; translated from the exons ATGCAGGTGTTTAACGGTAACCTCTGCACCGCATCCTATGTCCGACAGGCAAACGTGCCATGGAGACAACAAAGTCTCCTGATGCTACAAGCTCGACACCGACGACGTG GGGGCGTGGTGAATGTGCAAACCTCGGGCCCAGCACAGGCGCAAGATCGTCCAAGAAACCAAAAGATAGACCCACAACTAGCACCAGTGGACGTACAAGGTGGAAGTCGACACatg GCTCACCATGACCCAAGCGAGCTTGCACTCATGATCGACACCATCAGAGCAGGGATGAGCTCCATGGGTGGAGGCGAGATAACCGTTTCGCCCTACGACACCGCCTTCGTCGCCCTTGTCGGGGATCTAGATGGAGGTGATGGACCTCAGTTCCCCTCCAGCATTGACTGGATCGTTCAAAACCAGCTGCCCGATGGTTCGTGGGGTGAGAGCTCGTTTTTCCTGATCCAAGACCGGATTATGAACACCCTAGCATGTGTTGTGGCCTTGACGTCATGGAACCTTCACGTTGACAAGTGCGAGAAAG GCTTGAAGTTTATCAGAGAAAATATGTGGAGGTTGGCCGAACAAGAAGAAGACTGGACGCTAATAGGCTTCGAGATTAGCTTCCCCTCGCTCCTATGCATGGCCAGGGACCTGGGTCTTGACATTCCTTATGATCACCCTGCCTTGGACGCAATATATTCCCAGAGAAACCAAAAGCTCAGCAA GATTCCTTTGGATATACTGCACAGTATACCAACGACTCTACTTCACAGTGTCGAGGGAATGGTGGACTTGGACTGGCAAAGGCTGCTTAAGTTGAAGTGTTCAGATGGTTCCTTCAGAACATCACCTGCAGCAACAGCTCGTGCTTTGAAGGAAACAGGCGACCTAAAATGCCTCAAATACATAGATGAAATCGTCAAAAAGTTTGATGGGGGAG CGCCCTGTGTCTATCCTGTGGATTTGTACGAGCGTTTATGGGCCGTTGATCGGTTGACGCGTCTGGGCATATCGAGGCACTTCACAAGTGAAATCAAGGAGTGCTTAGATTTTACTTACAG GCATTGGACTCAGGTTGAAGACGATGGACTGAGCCACGCAGGGTCGTGCTCAGCAGCGGATATCGATGATACCGCGATGGGTTTCCGTCTCCTCCGTTTAAACGGCTACCACGTCAATCCAT GCGCACTGAAGAAATTTGAAAAGGACGGCGAATTCTTCTGCTTCCCTAGGCAGTCGAGCCAATCTGTCACGGCCATTTACAACACATACCGCGCCACCCAGGTCGCTTTTCCCGGCGAGAAGGACGACGTCCTTCGGCGGGCCGAGCAGTTTGGCCGCGCATTCCTCCAAGAGAGGCGAGCCTCCAACAAACTCAACGACAAGTGGGTCATCCCCAAGGATTTGCCAGGCGAGGTAGAATACGCACTGGACTTCCCCTGGAAAGCAAGCTTGCCACGAGTCGAAACAAGGTTCTATCTGGAGCAATATGGGGGCGGCGATGACGTGTGGATTGGGAAGGTCCTCTATAG AATGCCTCTCGTCAACAATGACCTGTACCTAGAGGCGGCGAAAGCTGATTTCACCAACTTCCAGAGAATGTGCCGACTTGAGTGGCATGGCCTGAAAAG GTGGTATGAGAGGAATAATCTGGAAATGTATGGTGTGTCCGCAAATAGCGCACTCAGAGCTTACTTCTTAGCGGCAGCAAACATCTTTGAGCCGACCCGAGCAGCAGAGCGCCTGGCATGGGCTCGCACGGCGATGCTCGCTGAGGCTGTCTCCTCCTACTTCCAACGCAACGGTTGCGCTCCCGAGTTGAGGGAACGGCTCAGTGCTATCCTCACTCCCGGCCACAGCCACAATCTAGCAAG GGGGGCAATGGATTCAGTAGAAAATAGCATACCACATGTTGTTAATGAGCTGATCATGGACCTCAGCAAATTTGACAATGCCGCCGACACTCTTCGCGAAGCT TGGAAGGACTGGTTCACGACATGGACTGCAAAGGAGAGCAGTGGACCATGTGAATGGAGTACAGCGTTGCTGTTAGTTCGCACAGTCGAGGTCTGCTCAGGAAGGCATGGCTCGACCCAACAGCAACTGAACATTTCGGAGTATACCCAGCTCGAGGGGCTCACCTCTTCCATATGCCGCAAACTTTCATCTAGGGTTCTTTCACAG GGTGGACAAAAAATGGAAAACATAGAGGATATAGACCGACAAGTGGATTTGGATATGCGAGAACTCACTCAACATGTTCTTCAGAGCTGCAACGGTGTCAGCGGACTGACCAGGCAGACTTTTATGCACGTGGTGAAGAGCTTCAACTACGTCACCCTTTGCCCACATGACACAATTGATTGCCATATCTCCAAGGTCTTATTCGAAGATGTCATTTAG